CGGCATCGGCGGCTGGACCTTCGAGCCGTGGCGCGGGGTGTTCTATCCGGACAAGCTCGCGCAATCGAAGGAGCTCGCCTATGCGGCGTCAAAGCTCACCTCGATCGAGATCAATGGCACCTATTACGGCTCGCAGAAGCCCGAAAGCTTCCGCAAATGGGCCAGCGAGGTGCCGGACGGTTTTGTGTTCTCGGTCAAGGGGCCGCGCTTCGCGACCAACCGCCGCGTTCTTGGCGAGGCCGGCGACTCCATCAAGCGCTTCTACGATTCCGGCGTGCTCGAACTGCGCGACCGGCTTGGACCCGTGCTCTGGCAGTTCGCGCCGACCAAGAAGTTCGACGCGGCCGATTTCGGCAAATTCCTCGAGCTGCTGCCGCGCAAGCTCGACGGATACGCGCTGCGCCACGTCGTCGAGGTGCGTCACGACAGTTTCTGCGTGCCCGAATTCGTCAGTCTGGTCCGCCAGTTCGAAACGCCGGTGGTGTTTGCCGAGCACGGCAAATATCCAGCGATTGCCGACGTGGCCGGCGA
This genomic interval from Bradyrhizobium sp. NP1 contains the following:
- a CDS encoding DUF72 domain-containing protein, translated to MTKAPTSAATKSGNIYIGIGGWTFEPWRGVFYPDKLAQSKELAYAASKLTSIEINGTYYGSQKPESFRKWASEVPDGFVFSVKGPRFATNRRVLGEAGDSIKRFYDSGVLELRDRLGPVLWQFAPTKKFDAADFGKFLELLPRKLDGYALRHVVEVRHDSFCVPEFVSLVRQFETPVVFAEHGKYPAIADVAGDFVYARLQKGNDGIKTCYPPKQLDAWAKRFEAWAAGGEPDDLPRVDKAKPKTQPRDVFAYVIHEGKVRAPAGAMELIARVS